From Anaerohalosphaera lusitana, one genomic window encodes:
- a CDS encoding DegT/DnrJ/EryC1/StrS family aminotransferase: protein MRVHLSRPDITQAEIDAVTEVLKSPNLSLGPKLGEFEQAFCDYIGRKHAVAVNSGTSGLFLCMQSLGIGPGDEVITTPFTFIASVTSIMMTGAKPVFVDIDPVSLNMDSSRIEAAINEKTKAILPVVVFGNPAGLDEVSEIADRHNLAVIEDSCEALGSELNGRKVGTFGTMSLFAFYPNKQITTGEGGMILTDDDELANMCVSLRNQGRGRGGGWLAHERLGYNYRLSDINCALGIVQLSRIGEFVEKRKQVAAMYQELLADEKRLIVPKAPAGCEMSWFVFVVRIADENITIEQRNAVLQAMLDRGVQVSNYFPPVYLQPFIAQEYGLKEGDFPITDAVCKSTIALPFHNNLTQEEVETVCKELKASLDDVLR, encoded by the coding sequence ATGAGAGTTCATTTATCCCGACCTGACATAACTCAGGCAGAAATTGACGCGGTAACCGAAGTACTGAAAAGTCCCAATCTTTCCCTGGGCCCAAAGCTCGGTGAATTCGAGCAGGCCTTCTGCGACTACATAGGAAGAAAACACGCCGTAGCTGTAAACAGCGGCACAAGCGGGCTTTTCCTCTGCATGCAGTCTCTGGGTATCGGGCCGGGCGACGAGGTCATTACCACGCCCTTCACGTTCATAGCTTCGGTCACCTCGATCATGATGACCGGCGCTAAACCCGTATTCGTGGACATCGACCCGGTAAGTTTGAACATGGATTCTTCTCGGATCGAGGCCGCTATAAACGAAAAGACCAAGGCGATTCTGCCGGTCGTAGTATTCGGCAATCCCGCAGGCCTCGATGAAGTGTCCGAAATAGCCGACAGACACAACCTCGCTGTCATCGAGGACAGTTGCGAGGCACTCGGCTCGGAACTCAACGGCCGGAAGGTCGGCACGTTCGGCACGATGAGCCTGTTCGCTTTTTACCCCAACAAACAGATTACCACCGGCGAAGGCGGCATGATCCTGACCGATGATGATGAGCTCGCCAATATGTGTGTTTCGCTGAGGAATCAGGGCCGTGGCCGCGGCGGCGGCTGGCTCGCACACGAACGGCTCGGCTACAATTACCGGCTCAGCGACATCAACTGCGCACTCGGAATCGTCCAGCTTTCACGGATTGGCGAATTCGTTGAAAAACGCAAACAGGTCGCAGCCATGTACCAGGAGCTGCTTGCCGACGAAAAGCGGCTGATCGTACCAAAGGCCCCTGCTGGCTGTGAAATGAGCTGGTTCGTCTTCGTGGTCCGCATCGCCGACGAAAACATCACCATCGAGCAGCGCAATGCCGTCCTCCAGGCCATGCTTGACAGAGGCGTGCAGGTAAGCAACTACTTCCCGCCCGTCTATCTGCAGCCGTTCATAGCCCAGGAATACGGCCTCAAAGAAGGCGATTTCCCGATAACGGACGCAGTATGCAAAAGCACGATAGCTCTGCCGTTCCACAATAACCTGACCCAAGAAGAGGTTGAGACCGTATGTAAAGAGCTGAAAGCATCGCTTGACGATGTACTTAGATAA
- a CDS encoding rubrerythrin family protein, which produces MSTKDNLSEAFAGESQANRKYEAFARRADKEGFTQIAKLFRATAAAEAVHCKNHMRVLKTVNTTAENLKVAMAGEEKEFKNMYPEFIKEAQGENESAAVMSFKYAMAVEQVHYSLYSEALARLEKGEDLEETTVHVCPVCGHTVRGEVPEKCPVCNAAKEKFFKVE; this is translated from the coding sequence ATGAGCACAAAAGACAATCTCAGCGAAGCATTTGCAGGCGAAAGTCAGGCCAACCGCAAATACGAAGCATTCGCAAGGCGAGCAGATAAAGAAGGTTTCACACAGATCGCCAAACTTTTCAGAGCCACCGCAGCAGCGGAAGCCGTCCACTGCAAAAACCACATGCGTGTACTGAAGACTGTAAACACCACTGCTGAAAATCTCAAGGTAGCGATGGCTGGTGAAGAAAAAGAATTCAAAAACATGTATCCTGAATTCATCAAGGAAGCCCAGGGCGAGAACGAAAGCGCCGCCGTCATGTCGTTCAAATATGCAATGGCGGTCGAACAGGTCCATTACAGCCTTTACAGCGAGGCCCTTGCCCGCCTGGAAAAAGGTGAAGATCTTGAAGAAACAACCGTTCACGTCTGCCCTGTCTGCGGCCATACAGTGCGCGGCGAAGTCCCCGAGAAATGCCCAGTGTGCAACGCCGCAAAAGAAAAGTTTTTCAAAGTAGAATAG
- a CDS encoding MBL fold metallo-hydrolase, which translates to MGSHKLAYIETDDLTVMGYSVAGEETVVAVPQLDVCFDIGKAPDQVISIDNLLLTHGHMDHAAGIAYYLSHRKFCGQKPGTVLTPKNTVKPISTIVKAWGKLDGNEIPVYLVGVEDGDECEIKPNIFARAFATKHSRGAVGYSVIERRKKLKEEYLGLSGPEIVDLKKQGVTIDYTVEIPLVSYLGDTEYMDFAQLEHVRKSKILIAECTFLLEEHRERAHAGRHMHIDQFADLVERMDNQTIIVTHLTQRMGIGEAKKILRKRMSAESYKKTRLLMDRKFMQS; encoded by the coding sequence ATGGGAAGTCACAAACTAGCTTACATAGAAACTGATGACCTGACCGTAATGGGATATTCCGTTGCCGGCGAAGAAACGGTCGTTGCTGTTCCACAGCTTGACGTGTGCTTTGACATCGGCAAGGCCCCGGATCAGGTCATTTCAATAGATAATCTGCTGCTGACTCACGGCCACATGGACCACGCAGCAGGCATCGCGTACTATCTGTCCCACCGTAAATTTTGCGGCCAAAAGCCCGGCACCGTGCTAACTCCGAAAAACACCGTCAAACCTATCAGCACCATAGTCAAAGCCTGGGGCAAGCTTGACGGCAACGAGATCCCCGTCTATCTGGTGGGCGTTGAAGACGGGGATGAGTGTGAGATCAAGCCGAACATTTTCGCCCGCGCCTTCGCCACAAAGCACAGCCGGGGAGCTGTCGGCTACTCAGTGATTGAAAGGCGCAAAAAGCTCAAAGAAGAATACCTGGGGCTGAGCGGACCAGAGATCGTGGACCTGAAGAAACAAGGAGTGACCATCGATTACACGGTAGAGATACCGCTGGTGAGCTACCTGGGTGACACAGAATACATGGATTTCGCCCAGCTCGAACATGTCCGCAAGAGCAAAATACTGATCGCCGAATGTACATTTCTGCTGGAAGAGCACCGAGAAAGAGCCCATGCGGGCAGACACATGCACATAGATCAGTTCGCCGATCTCGTCGAGCGTATGGATAATCAGACAATAATAGTGACGCACCTCACCCAGAGAATGGGCATTGGAGAAGCAAAGAAGATCCTTCGCAAACGCATGTCAGCCGAGTCCTACAAAAAGACGCGGCTGCTGATGGACAGAAAATTCATGCAGTCTTAA
- a CDS encoding glycoside hydrolase family 57 protein, giving the protein MASVCFYFQVHQPFRLRHYTIFEQNDSYFDEYKNAAICRKVANKCYLPANRLLLKLIRKHQGRFKVAFSITGVALEQFEKYCPEVMSTFDALARTGCVEFLAETYYHSLSFLYSRNEFAEQVKKHSDTIESLFGQRPRIFRNTELIYNDELAKEIESMGCFDAVLTEGADHILGDRTPDFVYKPAGCENLKLLLKNYSLSDDIAFRFSNKQWPEYPLYAGKFANWVNAVNGNGNIINLFMDYETFGEHQWADTGIFDFMAHLPEQIMQHPDNDFKTPSEVVDSYHDMGEVSVPHVISWADEARDLSAWLGNAMQSNALHEAYRLENLVKLTGDKELLEDWRKLQTSDHFYYMCTKYFNDGDVHKYFSPYDSPYDSYINFMNVLHSLKARCETGDDADKKTAIAG; this is encoded by the coding sequence ATGGCTTCAGTTTGTTTTTATTTCCAGGTTCACCAGCCTTTCAGGCTCAGGCATTATACGATCTTCGAGCAGAACGATTCGTATTTTGACGAATACAAAAATGCCGCCATATGCAGAAAGGTTGCCAACAAATGCTATCTGCCCGCCAACCGTCTGCTTCTCAAACTGATCAGAAAACATCAGGGTCGATTCAAGGTGGCATTCAGCATCACAGGCGTCGCCCTGGAACAGTTCGAGAAATACTGCCCTGAGGTCATGAGCACGTTCGACGCCCTGGCAAGGACCGGCTGTGTCGAATTTCTCGCCGAAACGTACTACCACAGCCTGAGCTTCCTTTATTCCCGAAACGAGTTCGCAGAGCAGGTCAAAAAACACAGCGACACCATCGAATCGCTTTTCGGCCAGCGACCGCGAATATTCCGCAATACCGAGCTCATCTACAACGACGAGCTGGCCAAAGAGATCGAATCCATGGGCTGCTTCGATGCCGTTCTCACGGAAGGCGCGGACCATATTCTCGGAGACCGAACGCCTGACTTTGTTTACAAACCTGCCGGTTGCGAAAATCTTAAGCTGCTGTTGAAAAACTACAGTCTCAGTGACGACATCGCGTTCAGGTTTTCCAACAAGCAATGGCCCGAATACCCGCTCTATGCGGGCAAATTCGCCAACTGGGTTAACGCTGTCAACGGCAACGGAAACATCATCAATCTGTTCATGGATTACGAAACCTTCGGCGAACACCAGTGGGCCGACACAGGCATCTTCGATTTCATGGCCCATCTTCCCGAGCAGATCATGCAGCACCCCGACAACGACTTCAAGACACCCAGCGAGGTTGTAGATTCCTACCACGACATGGGTGAAGTCTCTGTTCCGCATGTAATAAGCTGGGCCGACGAAGCAAGGGACCTCTCCGCATGGCTGGGTAATGCTATGCAGTCCAATGCTTTGCACGAAGCGTACAGACTGGAAAACCTCGTCAAGCTAACCGGTGATAAAGAATTGCTCGAAGACTGGCGTAAGCTCCAGACTTCCGACCATTTCTACTATATGTGCACAAAGTACTTCAACGATGGGGACGTACACAAATACTTCAGCCCCTATGATTCACCATATGATTCTTACATAAATTTCATGAACGTGCTGCACAGTCTAAAGGCCCGATGCGAGACGGGCGATGACGCGGATAAAAAAACCGCAATAGCTGGTTAA
- a CDS encoding amylo-alpha-1,6-glucosidase, with the protein MLTLKHAVAGKSQETPIWGESISELLEREWLLTNSRGGFSSGTLAGCNTRRYHALLTGTLTPPANRIVSLSNCLETIRFDGREHILSTFEFDGAITPRGHNNLTHIERDTGIHFVFDLDGKTVKRSIYLNPDMDQVAIVYDLSQLEQPAEFELRPLIALRDFHAVLREGAQFQTHWANSHLVIRDASGMTGNLVLSCENMQFDESQQWWYNFLYRKDRERGQEYLEDLWSPGVYSCTQEKPGKIVFWASLSKDPIVADNFVQPELEGVLDALSIKQHDILSDEAERDQTLAELHLAADQFVVERLVNDKPSITLLAGYPWFLDWGRDAFIALPGLLLSTERLDDAKNVLETFAHAVSEGMVPNRFDDYGGEPHYNSIDASLWFVNACFEYLRATNDRDFFASVLLDAVLEIVEGYRNGTRFGIHSDEDALLCGGDEKTQLTWMDAKCGGIAFTPRYGKAVEVNALWYNALCSLAEFFRDSNQERGEFFGNLAETAGENFESVFWNESLNCLNDCILPDGKTDASLRPNQIYAVSLFFSPLDTEKQKAVVNAVERELWTPYGLRTLAPEDSRYKGTYEGDQMQRDCAYHQGTVWPHLIGPFLEAYLKVNDFSKESVETAGKYLQPLMDHFNGSGCIGSISEIFDGDEPHAPRGCFAQGWAVAEVLRLYKIIRRHS; encoded by the coding sequence ATGCTTACCTTAAAGCACGCTGTTGCAGGAAAGTCACAAGAAACACCAATATGGGGTGAAAGCATTTCCGAACTGCTCGAAAGAGAGTGGCTGCTGACCAATTCCCGGGGCGGCTTCTCCTCCGGCACCCTCGCGGGATGCAACACCAGACGCTACCACGCCCTGCTTACAGGCACTTTGACGCCGCCTGCAAACAGGATAGTTTCCCTGTCAAACTGCCTCGAAACCATACGCTTCGACGGCCGTGAGCATATCCTGAGCACTTTCGAGTTCGACGGCGCCATCACCCCCCGAGGCCACAACAACCTCACTCATATCGAACGCGATACAGGCATTCACTTCGTCTTCGACCTGGATGGCAAAACCGTCAAACGCTCAATATATCTCAACCCCGACATGGACCAGGTTGCGATCGTTTACGACCTTTCGCAATTGGAACAGCCGGCCGAATTCGAGCTCAGACCCCTGATCGCTTTGCGTGATTTCCACGCTGTTCTGCGAGAAGGCGCTCAGTTCCAGACCCACTGGGCCAACTCGCACCTTGTCATCCGTGACGCTTCCGGCATGACCGGTAATCTCGTCTTAAGTTGCGAGAATATGCAGTTCGATGAGTCCCAGCAGTGGTGGTACAACTTCCTTTACCGCAAGGACCGAGAACGAGGGCAGGAATACCTTGAGGACCTCTGGTCACCCGGAGTATATTCATGCACCCAGGAAAAGCCTGGCAAAATAGTGTTCTGGGCCAGCCTGTCAAAGGACCCAATAGTAGCCGATAATTTCGTCCAGCCGGAGCTTGAGGGAGTGCTCGATGCTCTAAGCATTAAACAACACGACATCCTTAGCGACGAAGCTGAAAGGGATCAGACGCTTGCCGAGCTCCATCTTGCTGCCGATCAATTCGTGGTCGAAAGACTGGTAAACGACAAACCCTCCATAACTCTGCTGGCGGGATATCCCTGGTTTCTTGACTGGGGCCGTGACGCTTTCATCGCCCTGCCCGGCCTACTGCTTAGCACCGAACGCTTGGATGATGCCAAAAACGTACTGGAGACTTTCGCCCACGCTGTCAGCGAAGGTATGGTTCCAAACAGATTCGATGACTACGGAGGCGAGCCTCACTATAACAGCATCGATGCGTCGCTCTGGTTTGTCAACGCCTGCTTCGAATACTTGCGGGCAACGAACGACAGAGATTTCTTCGCAAGTGTGCTTCTCGACGCAGTTCTCGAAATCGTTGAGGGCTACCGCAACGGCACAAGGTTCGGCATCCATTCCGACGAGGACGCCCTTCTCTGCGGAGGCGATGAAAAGACACAACTGACATGGATGGACGCCAAATGCGGCGGCATAGCCTTCACACCAAGGTACGGCAAAGCTGTCGAGGTGAACGCCCTCTGGTACAACGCCCTTTGCTCACTGGCGGAATTCTTCAGGGACAGCAATCAGGAAAGAGGCGAGTTTTTCGGTAATCTCGCTGAGACAGCAGGCGAAAACTTTGAGAGCGTTTTCTGGAACGAGTCTCTCAACTGTCTTAACGACTGCATACTGCCGGACGGCAAGACCGACGCGTCCTTGAGGCCGAATCAGATTTACGCGGTTTCGCTGTTCTTCTCACCGCTGGACACAGAAAAACAGAAAGCAGTCGTCAACGCAGTGGAGCGAGAGCTCTGGACGCCTTACGGTTTGCGGACATTGGCACCTGAGGACAGCCGATACAAGGGCACGTACGAAGGCGATCAAATGCAGCGGGACTGTGCATATCATCAGGGCACTGTATGGCCCCATTTGATCGGACCTTTCCTGGAGGCATATCTCAAAGTAAACGATTTCAGCAAAGAAAGCGTGGAGACCGCCGGAAAATACCTGCAGCCCCTTATGGATCATTTCAACGGTTCAGGCTGTATCGGGAGCATTTCCGAAATATTTGACGGTGATGAGCCCCATGCGCCCCGCGGATGCTTCGCTCAGGGCTGGGCCGTTGCAGAGGTCCTAAGGCTCTACAAGATCATACGCAGGCACAGTTAG
- the mtaB gene encoding tRNA (N(6)-L-threonylcarbamoyladenosine(37)-C(2))-methylthiotransferase MtaB, giving the protein MRTFAIKTLGCKVNQYESQQVRELLESHGLEQTSAETAPDLVVINTCCVTHVASAKSRQLTRKTKKTNPHSVVVVAGCLPAGQTEELKGLEKQAIIVEQKDLLVQTLKSLLANSTEASNRTTTGSRTLKSAKIKHKNDSKNAETPTPNKSTSHETNDSELPDLKSYKGQTRAFLKIQDGCDGFCTYCIIPKIRNKISSKPSETILQEARDLVYAGHKEIVLTGIFLGAYGQETVRRRKWEKESTGKLPELLDKIAQIQGLERLRLSSLEPGDVTEELLEVMCKHDNITHHLHLPLQSGSGRVLKRMCRQYNEKEFIAAIDLLCDRLDRPAITTDIIVGFPGETDSDFQATLNMAEYARFAKIHVFSFSERQNTPAVKMRPKIASDKIKYRSQELRELDSKLQLQFRQQFAGTEMRMIVENAQKQTGRTDRYFEVQIKDNRKYETGELVTGFLSKDAQSLQVIA; this is encoded by the coding sequence ATGCGAACATTTGCGATAAAAACTCTAGGCTGCAAAGTCAACCAGTATGAAAGTCAACAGGTCCGAGAGCTTCTCGAAAGTCACGGGCTCGAACAGACGAGCGCTGAAACAGCACCCGATCTTGTCGTTATCAACACCTGCTGTGTCACACATGTCGCATCCGCCAAAAGCAGACAGTTGACACGAAAAACCAAAAAAACAAATCCACATTCCGTCGTAGTGGTTGCAGGATGCCTGCCGGCAGGCCAGACAGAAGAATTAAAAGGGCTTGAAAAACAAGCCATAATTGTCGAACAAAAGGACCTGCTTGTCCAGACTCTTAAATCCCTGCTTGCAAACAGCACCGAAGCAAGTAATCGTACAACCACTGGTAGTAGAACACTTAAAAGCGCTAAAATCAAGCATAAAAACGACTCAAAGAACGCCGAAACGCCGACCCCGAATAAGTCGACCAGTCATGAAACCAACGATTCCGAACTTCCGGACCTGAAAAGCTACAAAGGTCAGACTCGCGCATTTTTAAAGATCCAGGATGGCTGCGATGGTTTCTGCACTTACTGCATTATACCAAAAATACGAAACAAAATATCTTCAAAGCCATCTGAGACGATCCTGCAAGAGGCTCGTGACCTCGTATACGCAGGACATAAAGAGATTGTTCTTACCGGAATATTTCTAGGGGCATACGGTCAGGAAACCGTCAGAAGACGCAAATGGGAAAAGGAAAGCACAGGAAAATTACCAGAGTTACTTGACAAGATCGCCCAGATTCAGGGCCTGGAAAGGCTCCGCCTCAGTTCACTCGAACCAGGCGACGTCACCGAGGAACTGCTCGAAGTCATGTGCAAGCACGACAATATCACGCACCACCTCCATCTTCCATTGCAGTCAGGTTCTGGTCGTGTCCTGAAACGAATGTGCAGACAGTATAATGAGAAGGAATTCATTGCTGCAATAGACCTGCTGTGTGACAGGCTGGACCGCCCTGCCATCACAACGGACATAATCGTCGGATTCCCAGGCGAGACGGATTCAGACTTCCAGGCGACACTAAACATGGCTGAATACGCCCGATTCGCGAAAATACACGTATTCAGCTTCAGTGAACGCCAAAACACACCAGCAGTCAAAATGAGGCCAAAAATTGCGTCTGACAAGATAAAATACAGATCGCAAGAGCTTCGGGAGCTCGACAGCAAGCTTCAGTTACAATTCCGCCAGCAATTCGCAGGCACGGAAATGCGTATGATAGTGGAGAACGCACAAAAACAGACCGGCCGAACGGATCGCTATTTCGAGGTCCAGATAAAAGACAACAGAAAATACGAAACAGGCGAACTTGTGACCGGCTTTTTAAGTAAAGATGCTCAATCCCTTCAAGTTATCGCTTAA
- a CDS encoding DUF434 domain-containing protein has protein sequence MPDKRKHRGPNPRDSKLFADATLPDLRTAVQHFSMLLSLGYAFDSSLKLVGDHFSLTKRQRLAVRRASCSDEQLQRRRRTEMALQELTGRELVIDGYNVLIGIEAALSGGPIFIGRDSCYRDIASVHGSYRRVEETVHALHIIADAVQGLRVAGCRILLDSPVSNSGKLKTMMRELAEQNGWRWEIELLYNPDNEMIESDVPVATSDSDVLDRCSKWINLARYIIDRLAAESERVWLVDLSGDGGGVGGDGIE, from the coding sequence ATGCCTGACAAAAGAAAACATCGAGGGCCTAATCCTCGTGACAGCAAGCTGTTCGCTGATGCGACTTTGCCCGATTTGCGGACGGCGGTGCAGCATTTTTCGATGCTGCTTTCGCTTGGATACGCTTTTGACAGTTCATTGAAGCTGGTGGGGGATCATTTTTCGCTGACAAAAAGGCAGAGGCTGGCGGTGAGAAGGGCATCATGTTCCGACGAACAGCTTCAGCGCAGACGGAGAACGGAGATGGCGTTGCAGGAGCTGACAGGGCGTGAACTTGTGATTGACGGCTACAATGTGCTGATCGGTATCGAGGCTGCGTTGAGCGGCGGGCCGATATTCATTGGCAGGGATAGTTGCTACCGTGATATTGCCTCGGTTCATGGTTCGTATCGGCGCGTAGAGGAAACGGTGCATGCGTTGCATATAATAGCTGATGCAGTTCAAGGCCTGCGGGTTGCGGGTTGCAGAATCCTGCTCGACAGCCCGGTGTCTAATTCCGGCAAACTCAAGACAATGATGCGGGAGCTGGCTGAGCAGAATGGCTGGCGGTGGGAAATAGAGCTTCTGTATAACCCGGACAATGAGATGATCGAATCTGATGTTCCGGTTGCAACCAGTGACAGTGATGTGCTTGACCGCTGCTCGAAATGGATCAATCTAGCGAGATATATTATTGATAGACTGGCTGCTGAGAGTGAACGTGTGTGGCTGGTGGATCTAAGCGGAGATGGAGGCGGTGTCGGTGGAGATGGGATCGAATAG
- a CDS encoding glycosyltransferase family 4 protein: protein MRVFMLGWEFPPFISGGLGTACYGLTKAMSQQGTEVLFALPKAVDTSSSTHVKMLSPRGNVKKRTYYVPGEPLEDILTNVEFRKIESLLEPYSTPEEYHERYEQIIRNKRSTSRLVEEWYEDTTEAAQGQKANYGEDMYTEVHRYAYSAARLAAGEDFDLIHAHDWMTYPAGIAAAAQTGKPLVIHVHSTEFDRSGEHVNQLVYDIERAGMHAADRIIAVSHLTRNIIISRYGVEGEKVEVVYNGVERNGQPKLPSRVGIRRNEKIVLFLGRITMQKGPEYFLHSAKKVLSVMPDVKFVMAGSGDMMEKTIEMAAELGIGNKVLFTGFLRGPDVQRVYEMADLYVMPSVSEPFGIAPLEALNYDVPVLISKQSGVSEVLTHALKVDFWDTDEMANKILAVLKYRPLQMTLKEHGNFEVRKLKWEDAAAGCNRVYQQVVTGAKALN from the coding sequence ATGAGGGTTTTCATGCTAGGCTGGGAGTTTCCGCCCTTCATAAGCGGGGGCTTAGGGACTGCATGCTACGGCCTTACCAAGGCAATGAGCCAGCAGGGAACCGAAGTGCTGTTTGCGCTTCCCAAAGCGGTAGATACTTCCAGCAGCACGCACGTTAAGATGCTCTCCCCTCGCGGAAATGTAAAGAAACGCACCTATTACGTGCCCGGCGAACCGCTGGAAGATATACTCACAAATGTGGAGTTCCGCAAGATCGAGTCCCTGCTCGAACCCTATTCCACGCCGGAGGAATACCACGAAAGATACGAACAGATCATAAGGAACAAACGTTCGACCAGCAGACTTGTCGAAGAATGGTATGAGGACACTACCGAAGCTGCCCAAGGCCAGAAAGCCAACTACGGCGAGGACATGTACACTGAGGTACACCGCTATGCATATTCCGCCGCCAGACTCGCTGCCGGCGAGGACTTCGATCTCATCCACGCTCATGACTGGATGACATACCCAGCCGGAATCGCCGCAGCAGCTCAGACCGGCAAACCCCTTGTGATCCACGTCCATTCTACCGAATTCGACCGCAGCGGCGAACACGTGAATCAACTGGTCTATGATATCGAACGTGCTGGGATGCATGCCGCCGACCGGATAATCGCGGTTAGCCACCTCACACGAAACATAATCATTTCCCGGTACGGCGTCGAAGGCGAAAAAGTGGAAGTGGTTTACAACGGCGTCGAACGCAACGGCCAGCCCAAACTGCCCAGCAGAGTAGGCATCCGAAGGAATGAGAAGATTGTCCTGTTCCTGGGCAGGATCACCATGCAGAAAGGGCCCGAGTATTTCCTGCACTCAGCAAAGAAGGTGCTCTCAGTCATGCCGGACGTGAAGTTCGTGATGGCTGGCTCGGGCGATATGATGGAAAAGACCATCGAAATGGCTGCAGAACTCGGCATCGGCAATAAGGTACTCTTCACCGGCTTTTTACGTGGCCCGGACGTTCAGAGAGTCTACGAAATGGCGGACCTGTATGTTATGCCGTCCGTTTCCGAGCCCTTCGGGATAGCCCCTCTCGAAGCCCTTAATTACGATGTGCCGGTCCTGATCAGCAAACAAAGCGGCGTATCCGAAGTTCTGACACACGCGCTGAAGGTCGATTTCTGGGACACTGACGAAATGGCCAACAAAATACTGGCGGTTCTAAAATACCGCCCCCTGCAGATGACCTTGAAGGAACATGGCAATTTCGAAGTTAGAAAGCTAAAGTGGGAAGACGCAGCAGCAGGCTGCAATAGAGTATATCAACAAGTTGTTACCGGGGCGAAAGCCCTAAATTAA
- a CDS encoding flavodoxin family protein, which produces MGKKVIGIVGSYRENGTIDAAVSAALEGAQKAGAQTEKIFLPNKKIAFCRNCRICTQDENVWPRGSCPIDDDMNDILSKIDAADGLILGSPVNFGTTTAIMKSFIERLVAYAFWPWGKAAPSNRIDKPTKKAVVISSSAAPSILTRLFMRNASTTMRMAAKVVGAKVTRTIYFGMVARTEDWRLDDKRIAQCRRAGSILVR; this is translated from the coding sequence ATGGGCAAAAAAGTCATAGGCATAGTCGGCAGCTACCGTGAGAATGGAACCATTGATGCCGCCGTATCTGCCGCACTGGAGGGGGCTCAAAAAGCGGGTGCTCAAACGGAGAAGATATTCCTGCCCAACAAAAAAATCGCCTTCTGCCGTAACTGCCGGATATGTACGCAGGACGAAAACGTCTGGCCCAGAGGCAGTTGCCCGATCGATGACGACATGAATGACATTTTAAGCAAGATCGATGCCGCTGATGGACTCATTCTGGGTTCTCCAGTCAATTTCGGGACGACCACTGCTATAATGAAGAGCTTCATCGAGCGTTTGGTAGCATATGCGTTCTGGCCCTGGGGGAAAGCGGCCCCGTCAAATCGCATTGATAAACCCACCAAAAAAGCTGTCGTCATTTCCTCAAGCGCAGCACCGAGCATTCTGACCCGGCTCTTCATGCGTAATGCCTCCACAACCATGCGAATGGCTGCCAAAGTTGTAGGTGCAAAGGTAACGCGGACCATTTATTTCGGCATGGTAGCAAGAACGGAAGACTGGCGTTTAGATGATAAACGGATCGCCCAATGTCGCCGAGCCGGCTCTATACTTGTCAGGTAG